In one window of Halorussus pelagicus DNA:
- the cas2 gene encoding CRISPR-associated endonuclease Cas2: MRLLVAYDVSEDANRRRVYKTLQRYGAWKQFSVFEVEVTDSQRVELEDTLESHIEPADGDRVRVYRLCESCLDDVTDIGNTETDDSPNVI, encoded by the coding sequence ATGCGACTGCTCGTTGCCTACGACGTAAGCGAGGACGCGAATCGACGCCGAGTGTACAAAACCCTCCAGCGATACGGCGCGTGGAAGCAGTTCAGCGTGTTCGAAGTCGAAGTGACCGACTCCCAGCGCGTCGAACTTGAGGACACGCTCGAATCCCACATCGAACCTGCCGATGGCGATCGAGTTCGCGTGTATCGACTCTGTGAGTCGTGTCTGGACGACGTGACCGACATCGGGAATACCGAGACTGACGACTCGCCGAACGTGATTTGA
- the cas1d gene encoding type I-D CRISPR-associated endonuclease Cas1d: MKASEGVFDESVVYVTEQGTQVRTDEGRIVVWDVDGDGGELATYPTEQLDTINVFGGVNFSTPFVAEANEYGIVLNYFTENGQYRGSFVPEKNTIAEVRRAQYALSEADELAIAKAMIRAKIRNSRTLLSRKGVHGTEVLKDLGVRAENATDEDSLRGTEGEAAERYFDRLDETLTDGWTFEQRTKRPPEDHVNSLLSLTYVMVKNEVLSALRQYNLDPFLGVLHADRHGRPSLALDLQEEFRPIFCDAFATRLINRGTITHDDFNADNRLSDDAFKTYLGKFDDYLQEEFTHPYFEYSVTRRKAIRQQAILLRKAITGELDEYHPLEMTR, translated from the coding sequence ATGAAGGCATCGGAAGGTGTCTTCGACGAGTCGGTAGTGTACGTGACCGAGCAGGGGACGCAAGTGCGAACCGACGAGGGCCGAATCGTGGTCTGGGACGTGGACGGCGACGGCGGAGAGTTGGCGACCTATCCAACCGAGCAACTCGACACCATCAACGTCTTCGGGGGCGTCAACTTCAGCACTCCTTTCGTCGCCGAAGCGAACGAGTACGGAATCGTGTTGAACTACTTCACCGAGAACGGCCAGTATCGCGGGAGTTTCGTCCCCGAGAAGAACACGATTGCAGAGGTTCGGCGCGCACAGTATGCTCTCTCGGAAGCCGACGAACTAGCGATTGCGAAAGCGATGATTCGTGCGAAAATTCGGAATAGTCGGACTCTCCTCAGTCGCAAGGGTGTCCACGGGACGGAGGTGCTGAAGGACCTCGGCGTTCGCGCAGAGAACGCGACGGACGAAGACTCCCTGCGTGGGACAGAGGGTGAGGCCGCAGAACGGTACTTCGACCGACTGGACGAGACACTGACCGATGGGTGGACGTTCGAGCAACGGACGAAACGACCACCCGAGGACCACGTTAATTCGTTGCTGTCGCTGACCTACGTCATGGTGAAAAACGAAGTGTTGAGCGCGCTGCGACAGTACAATCTTGACCCATTCCTTGGCGTCTTGCACGCCGACCGGCACGGCCGCCCGTCGCTGGCGCTTGACCTTCAGGAGGAGTTTCGGCCCATCTTCTGTGACGCCTTCGCCACTCGACTCATTAATCGCGGGACGATTACCCATGATGATTTCAACGCCGACAATCGGCTGAGCGACGACGCCTTCAAGACGTATCTCGGGAAGTTCGACGACTACCTGCAAGAGGAGTTCACGCACCCGTACTTTGAGTACAGCGTGACGCGCCGGAAGGCGATTCGCCAGCAGGCGATTCTCCTCCGAAAAGCCATCACGGGCGAACTGGACGAGTACCACCCACTGGAGATGACGCGCTAA
- the cas4 gene encoding CRISPR-associated protein Cas4, producing MTASSFKDELVHVSALNEYVYCPRRLYYQRYHDEIGTPYELVDGRSKHRGQAERGGWTTERYFRDDDLGLHGKIDLVESGDGTLTPVERKRAESGDYYPSDEVQLAGYCMLLECAIGESVNVGYIYLYSSDQRHAIHITDKHRRTVREIVRRISDMEVDNVPPLTDNPDKCEACSARTYCMPAETAILEPEKANETGWEGHG from the coding sequence ATGACCGCATCCAGCTTTAAAGACGAACTCGTCCACGTCAGCGCGCTGAACGAGTACGTCTACTGCCCGAGGCGGTTGTACTACCAGCGATACCACGACGAAATCGGGACGCCGTACGAACTCGTGGACGGCCGGTCGAAACATCGAGGGCAGGCCGAGCGAGGAGGGTGGACGACCGAACGCTACTTCCGAGACGACGACCTCGGGCTTCACGGTAAAATTGATTTGGTCGAGAGCGGCGACGGGACGCTGACTCCGGTCGAGCGCAAGCGAGCGGAAAGCGGCGACTACTACCCGAGCGACGAAGTGCAACTCGCGGGCTACTGCATGTTACTCGAATGTGCAATCGGCGAGTCGGTGAACGTCGGCTACATCTATCTCTACTCGTCGGACCAGCGACACGCGATTCACATCACGGACAAACACCGCCGGACAGTCCGGGAAATCGTCCGTCGGATTTCGGACATGGAGGTCGATAACGTGCCACCACTCACAGACAATCCAGACAAATGCGAGGCGTGTTCCGCCCGGACGTACTGTATGCCAGCAGAGACCGCGATACTCGAACCTGAGAAAGCCAACGAGACCGGCTGGGAGGGTCACGGATGA
- the cas3 gene encoding type I-D CRISPR-associated helicase Cas3' → MTTLELHGVALKQHDDPYSFDWSPYAHQVELRRLFRERDEFVAVNDSPTGGGKTSSWLAPVLEERLDTVAVYPTNALVRDQYDSIRDIAEEQTDHDVAVLFATAESLRDKRAEYDESSNGGALNEWLKDESRHSDQVLFLTNPDILVMMRRNLYHKNVRGYKDFEVAIVDEFHRAGRKEQNTLRYLLDELYEEENFRVALSKIVFLSATPDDEQERKFERAMRAPYHRATRTGKTERRAFTDALEAGWSAVMPPVSLDVGAAPTFQTADVLLEDDFEETIAFCREGRTVIMLDGIHEVERVFDLLSEELDKCVERIDGFHRENVEEKLESFDVLVSNSAVEVGIDFDVEQILFAGHSKASFLQRLGRLRTDDQRRTARCYVPTGVARTLADHHGRSLSRGELTAVLDEAYDEPRQPETFDARYSAAEALEHLDQRCKSATSDQADDISIEALDRIERHFSVGPDTEFSIADLKRFKQTLDWRALTNMQWYRGDSIQALVWNATENTLQTYDLFYLLRNGKVTFYTESEFPDEIPDEYASEIDRYARYVDGFCVYEGTIETNEEGYGREVCFTGKELGGWLKKEPTDKSREPRVVSGLKVDVGPNGTGSRVQSIDKVNDRLTNRRERTGENGGVLCYPVYGTTKQVKEWYDLGSFFFLYPVKVQGKDAHSLALGTDALYLHCHVLEDDGFGQDSDGDSEYIGL, encoded by the coding sequence ATGACGACGCTCGAGCTTCACGGCGTGGCGCTCAAGCAACACGACGACCCGTACTCGTTCGACTGGTCGCCGTACGCTCATCAGGTCGAACTTCGGCGACTCTTTCGAGAGCGAGACGAGTTCGTCGCAGTCAACGACAGTCCGACCGGCGGCGGGAAAACCTCGTCGTGGCTTGCGCCTGTCCTCGAAGAACGATTGGATACGGTCGCGGTATACCCGACGAACGCCCTCGTTCGGGACCAGTACGACAGCATCCGTGACATTGCCGAGGAGCAGACCGACCACGACGTTGCCGTTCTGTTCGCCACGGCCGAGTCCCTCCGCGACAAACGTGCCGAGTACGACGAGTCCTCGAACGGTGGGGCGCTCAACGAATGGCTCAAAGACGAGTCACGCCACAGCGACCAGGTTCTGTTCTTGACGAACCCCGACATTTTGGTGATGATGCGTCGGAATCTGTACCACAAGAACGTCCGTGGCTACAAGGATTTCGAGGTCGCTATCGTAGACGAGTTCCACCGTGCAGGCCGGAAAGAGCAGAATACGCTCCGATACCTCCTCGACGAACTTTACGAGGAGGAAAACTTCCGGGTTGCCCTCTCGAAAATCGTCTTCCTGAGCGCGACACCCGACGACGAGCAGGAGCGAAAATTCGAGCGAGCGATGCGTGCGCCGTATCACCGAGCAACGAGAACCGGCAAGACCGAGCGCCGTGCGTTCACCGACGCGCTTGAAGCTGGCTGGAGTGCGGTCATGCCACCTGTCAGTCTCGACGTGGGGGCTGCTCCGACGTTCCAAACGGCCGACGTTCTCCTCGAAGACGACTTCGAGGAGACGATAGCGTTCTGTCGGGAGGGGCGAACTGTCATCATGCTGGATGGGATTCACGAAGTCGAGCGGGTCTTTGACCTCCTCTCCGAGGAACTCGACAAGTGCGTCGAGCGCATCGACGGCTTCCACCGTGAGAACGTTGAGGAGAAACTGGAATCGTTCGACGTGCTGGTCAGTAACTCGGCCGTCGAGGTCGGTATCGACTTCGACGTGGAGCAAATTCTGTTCGCCGGACACTCGAAAGCGAGCTTCCTTCAGCGACTCGGGCGACTTCGAACAGACGACCAGCGGCGGACTGCACGCTGTTACGTTCCGACTGGTGTCGCCCGAACGCTGGCGGACCACCACGGGCGTTCGCTCTCGCGGGGCGAACTGACTGCCGTCCTCGATGAGGCGTACGACGAACCGCGCCAACCCGAGACGTTCGATGCGCGATATTCGGCGGCCGAGGCGCTTGAACATCTGGACCAGCGATGCAAGAGTGCAACGTCGGACCAAGCGGACGACATCAGCATCGAAGCACTCGACCGAATCGAGCGCCACTTCTCGGTCGGTCCAGACACCGAGTTTTCGATTGCTGACCTGAAGCGGTTCAAGCAGACGCTCGACTGGCGAGCCCTCACGAACATGCAGTGGTATCGCGGTGACTCGATTCAGGCACTCGTCTGGAACGCCACCGAAAACACACTACAAACCTACGACTTGTTCTACCTGCTCCGAAACGGTAAGGTGACGTTCTACACCGAATCGGAGTTCCCCGACGAAATTCCGGACGAGTACGCTTCGGAAATCGACCGGTACGCTCGTTACGTCGATGGCTTTTGCGTCTACGAGGGAACTATCGAGACGAACGAGGAGGGATACGGGCGAGAAGTGTGCTTCACCGGAAAGGAACTCGGAGGATGGCTCAAAAAGGAGCCAACCGACAAGAGCCGCGAGCCACGAGTGGTTTCGGGCCTCAAGGTTGACGTAGGGCCGAACGGAACCGGAAGCCGAGTTCAGTCGATAGACAAGGTAAACGACAGGCTCACGAATCGACGGGAGCGAACTGGCGAGAACGGCGGTGTCCTCTGCTATCCCGTGTACGGGACGACCAAACAAGTGAAGGAGTGGTATGACCTCGGGTCGTTCTTCTTCCTCTATCCCGTCAAAGTGCAAGGGAAAGACGCCCATAGCCTCGCGCTCGGGACGGATGCGCTCTATCTGCACTGCCACGTCCTCGAAGACGACGGCTTCGGTCAGGACTCAGATGGCGACTCGGAGTACATCGGCCTATGA
- the cas5d gene encoding type I-D CRISPR-associated protein Cas5/Csc1: protein MQVLEGTLRTQGEVTFTSREVGRLADTEPYVLNTALYYALGLASGRYVDTTFEPTYVADTKDVADVYVSPATPVPGDAPNYVTTTYNATRDAYAERNYSAENDPYEKQNLPSYGRRRSLAQGTTLRFFVLPGDRGADELADDLPQYVRLGKKRGKARLDFEVRDASQQSGQFRLTHPIGAYDSASTPVGNVVTKSMKPTPLIMQADYEGEYVTIDRENSSDSDEEQPEPKRVRFPADLTFLKTKR from the coding sequence ATGCAAGTCCTCGAAGGAACGCTTCGGACGCAAGGCGAAGTGACGTTCACGTCACGCGAGGTCGGCCGACTCGCCGACACAGAGCCGTACGTACTGAACACGGCGCTGTACTACGCGCTCGGGTTGGCGAGCGGTCGATACGTCGATACGACGTTCGAACCGACGTACGTTGCCGACACAAAAGACGTGGCTGACGTGTACGTCTCGCCAGCAACGCCGGTCCCCGGTGATGCGCCGAACTACGTCACAACGACGTACAACGCCACTCGGGATGCGTACGCCGAGCGAAACTACTCTGCGGAGAACGACCCATACGAGAAGCAGAACCTCCCTTCCTATGGGCGACGGCGGTCGCTCGCACAGGGGACGACGCTTCGGTTCTTCGTGCTTCCGGGCGACCGAGGTGCAGACGAACTCGCAGACGACCTTCCGCAGTACGTTCGCCTCGGCAAGAAACGAGGGAAGGCCCGTCTCGACTTTGAGGTTCGTGACGCCTCCCAGCAGTCCGGGCAGTTCCGTCTCACGCATCCGATTGGTGCGTACGACTCGGCGAGTACTCCAGTCGGAAACGTCGTCACGAAGTCGATGAAACCGACGCCACTCATCATGCAGGCCGACTACGAGGGCGAGTACGTAACTATCGACCGCGAGAACTCGTCTGACAGCGACGAGGAGCAACCCGAACCCAAGCGTGTTCGATTCCCGGCAGACCTCACGTTTCTCAAGACGAAACGATGA
- the cas7d gene encoding type I-D CRISPR-associated protein Cas7/Csc2: MIDQDTYPEFESGTVSADEMTLRPRSNFVNILVLRELQSHAVFTTNGEDADIANVALGTGEDRDDYSPGLMFMRKQTGSDRRFGKALQRDLGLFAEDEDECTMQVNEMCQDCVDCILYGSAASANDGEDISTTSRVRYDTAYTLRDASIVIDEKFQNAPGDDYAKSAEATIREPDFFEPGTLFPSVVTLRDATPAEVAFVLGITKKNKRYGATTSRLGRTKNHVLGVYVGSEEGPANLELTRDVITRLRDDDETIQDIVGAESLDPQRVADNLRASFEETVEQDNLDLTRVSDETVEEIIDIATGDDFAEVLNTQREHSREFLGQAE, encoded by the coding sequence ATGATAGACCAAGACACCTACCCCGAGTTCGAGTCCGGTACCGTTTCGGCAGACGAGATGACCCTCCGCCCGCGGAGTAACTTCGTAAATATCCTCGTCCTGCGCGAACTCCAGAGTCACGCTGTCTTTACGACGAACGGCGAAGACGCAGACATCGCAAACGTCGCGCTCGGGACGGGCGAGGACCGAGACGACTACTCGCCCGGCCTGATGTTTATGCGAAAGCAGACCGGAAGCGACCGCCGGTTCGGCAAAGCACTCCAGCGTGACCTCGGTCTCTTCGCCGAGGACGAAGACGAGTGTACGATGCAGGTCAACGAGATGTGTCAGGACTGCGTTGACTGTATCCTGTACGGAAGCGCCGCGAGTGCGAACGACGGCGAGGACATTTCCACCACGTCTCGGGTAAGATACGACACGGCGTACACCCTGCGGGACGCCAGCATCGTTATCGACGAGAAGTTCCAGAACGCACCCGGTGATGACTATGCGAAAAGCGCGGAGGCGACCATCCGCGAACCCGACTTCTTCGAACCCGGTACGCTGTTCCCGAGCGTGGTGACGCTCCGAGACGCGACCCCTGCGGAAGTCGCGTTCGTCCTCGGTATTACGAAAAAGAACAAGCGATACGGTGCAACCACGTCACGACTCGGCCGAACGAAAAACCACGTTCTCGGCGTGTACGTCGGGAGCGAGGAGGGACCGGCGAACCTCGAACTCACACGGGACGTTATAACACGGCTTCGAGATGACGATGAAACGATTCAGGACATCGTGGGTGCGGAGAGTCTCGACCCCCAACGAGTCGCCGACAATCTCAGAGCCTCGTTCGAGGAGACTGTCGAACAGGACAATCTCGATCTCACTCGCGTCTCCGACGAGACAGTCGAAGAAATCATCGACATCGCAACGGGCGACGACTTCGCAGAGGTCCTGAACACGCAACGTGAACACTCGCGGGAGTTCCTTGGACAGGCTGAGTGA
- the cas10d gene encoding type I-D CRISPR-associated protein Cas10d/Csc3 translates to MTKDERLQQISPALENFDHEGKETEEDAEETRSTTQQVLETYRTEIDPLLVNEWAYESAKSVEYNKTDQSLVSHVRNGVFALAQINEAIEEFGGYELDETDLRDTIALFVVHDLHKLDAERDEDPDSRFDIPKSEVEEYVEKFQLGSFAENLRIEDFHSCAIDHHDHWTANHDQTTRRFDKLRPFVRLADSLASSETPEDATSDRTQNALDAAYPGSDFVFRRHVLDDVKGVLTNLVNAAVGDLLTEYEYRTIAIYQDGCVYLAQGDAVVPDVDDAFVDDLFDHLKADVQSSHPAYQDPKQLTGNLATRSQGFYGINAQDFFYTGPRKILEAVALKAISDADPESDPTDSMADAMAELEAYLPFDIERTREPVGLARFVYTVRRAFIDPVLNESDEERSSLEVTCDVFDVPDGVRDGLLDVAENDDVDLKAGGKWDYAYGIGQFLLNDGVTDYRDLGQRVIAGLDVLDDDWEPIVETAQAGNIRTELRAYLADVVSVEGRPLPQADTKVSDPFEEYHGKRRGKTCVLCNRGTTSTRKSDIEAPKSLSTLQAGYSNHVPVDAGKPDNLLVCIPCQVEFSLRETGSSRREAGRLFIHLVPDYFYTPLSWQSYSRFADEMNGERRTELGRLAEAVLDISDDGDALAEFMSALADEETGRSMVESLSQDFEPARQYGAQTLSYFKPKDNETEFQFFGVFVALALGAYASLRVHVSESPVPDLRGRDFREFAHIGGGFTQVHDFYGSSISLSDLDSRLRAAAALVRLGYGSERNDALFAKFLRVTRNEFLPGSHLLKRIAQADDGRNAQYLLEEARILDERTGMTINSDTMTSDTIRELAERAFDVIRPVQWNDKPYAIERVFRESVKAVKEFGPVEMSRQDAIDAVAGRVGKLPGRSEQVHRVKHEDSDHGGTYDERVEYYAEFFVDEVLHEMFDGKPSRLKRRANNLADGFYAATLRLQRENRDESSDE, encoded by the coding sequence ATGACAAAAGACGAGAGACTACAGCAGATTAGCCCTGCCCTCGAAAATTTCGACCACGAGGGGAAAGAGACAGAGGAGGACGCAGAGGAAACGCGGAGTACGACCCAACAGGTCCTCGAAACCTACCGAACCGAAATCGACCCTCTGCTCGTCAACGAGTGGGCCTACGAGTCAGCCAAGAGCGTCGAATACAACAAGACCGACCAGTCGCTCGTAAGCCACGTTCGGAATGGCGTCTTCGCGCTCGCACAGATAAACGAGGCCATCGAAGAGTTTGGCGGCTACGAACTGGACGAGACTGACCTGCGTGATACAATCGCGCTTTTCGTCGTTCACGACCTGCACAAACTCGATGCCGAGCGAGATGAGGACCCTGACTCTCGATTCGACATCCCGAAGTCGGAAGTCGAGGAGTACGTCGAGAAATTCCAATTGGGGTCGTTCGCGGAGAACCTCCGCATCGAAGATTTCCATTCGTGTGCCATCGACCACCACGACCACTGGACGGCGAACCACGACCAGACGACGCGACGGTTCGACAAACTTCGGCCATTCGTTCGCCTCGCGGATTCCCTCGCATCGAGCGAGACGCCAGAGGACGCGACCAGCGACCGGACGCAGAACGCACTCGACGCCGCGTATCCCGGTTCCGACTTCGTGTTTCGGCGACACGTCCTCGACGACGTGAAGGGCGTACTGACGAATCTGGTGAACGCCGCTGTCGGGGACTTGCTGACCGAATACGAGTACCGAACAATCGCTATCTATCAGGATGGGTGCGTCTATCTTGCTCAGGGGGATGCGGTCGTCCCGGACGTAGACGATGCGTTCGTGGACGATCTCTTCGACCATCTCAAAGCTGACGTTCAGTCCTCACATCCAGCATATCAGGACCCGAAGCAACTGACGGGGAATCTCGCCACACGGTCGCAGGGCTTCTACGGAATCAACGCACAGGATTTCTTCTACACTGGCCCGCGGAAGATTCTGGAAGCAGTCGCCCTGAAGGCAATCAGCGATGCCGACCCCGAATCAGACCCGACCGACAGCATGGCCGACGCGATGGCCGAACTCGAAGCCTACCTACCCTTCGACATTGAGCGGACGCGCGAACCCGTCGGACTCGCGCGATTCGTCTACACTGTTCGACGGGCATTCATCGACCCAGTGTTGAACGAGAGCGACGAGGAGCGGTCAAGTCTCGAAGTAACGTGCGACGTGTTCGACGTGCCGGACGGCGTTCGAGACGGATTGCTGGACGTTGCAGAAAACGATGATGTGGACCTCAAAGCGGGCGGCAAGTGGGACTACGCCTACGGTATCGGGCAGTTCTTGCTGAATGACGGCGTAACCGACTATCGCGACCTCGGACAGCGAGTTATCGCAGGGCTTGACGTACTCGATGACGACTGGGAACCCATCGTCGAAACAGCACAAGCGGGGAATATTCGTACTGAACTTCGTGCATATCTCGCTGATGTCGTGTCGGTCGAAGGGCGACCGCTTCCACAAGCTGACACCAAGGTGTCCGACCCGTTCGAGGAGTACCACGGGAAGCGACGTGGCAAGACCTGCGTGCTGTGTAATCGCGGAACGACGAGTACGCGGAAGAGCGACATTGAAGCCCCGAAATCGCTCAGTACGCTCCAAGCAGGTTACTCGAACCACGTCCCCGTAGACGCCGGAAAACCTGATAACCTCCTCGTCTGCATTCCGTGCCAAGTCGAGTTCTCACTTCGAGAAACCGGGTCGAGCAGACGTGAGGCCGGACGGCTATTCATCCACCTCGTCCCAGATTACTTCTACACGCCGTTATCGTGGCAGTCATACAGTCGATTTGCTGACGAAATGAATGGCGAGCGCCGGACCGAACTTGGGCGACTCGCGGAGGCCGTCCTCGACATCTCCGACGATGGGGATGCTCTCGCTGAGTTCATGAGTGCCCTCGCCGACGAGGAGACCGGCCGTTCGATGGTGGAGTCGCTGAGTCAGGATTTCGAGCCTGCACGCCAGTACGGCGCACAGACACTCAGCTACTTCAAGCCGAAAGACAACGAGACCGAGTTCCAGTTTTTCGGCGTCTTCGTCGCGCTCGCGCTCGGGGCGTACGCTAGCCTTCGTGTTCACGTCTCGGAGTCACCAGTACCGGACCTACGTGGCCGCGACTTCCGAGAGTTCGCCCACATTGGCGGTGGGTTTACGCAAGTCCACGACTTCTATGGAAGTTCGATCTCACTTTCAGACCTCGACTCTCGGCTTCGAGCGGCCGCGGCACTCGTTCGCCTCGGATACGGGAGCGAGCGCAACGACGCCCTGTTTGCGAAGTTCCTCCGCGTAACTCGGAACGAGTTCCTTCCGGGGTCGCACCTGTTGAAGCGAATCGCGCAAGCCGATGATGGCAGGAACGCGCAGTATCTGCTGGAGGAAGCGCGAATACTGGACGAACGAACTGGAATGACTATCAATTCAGACACCATGACAAGCGATACGATACGCGAGCTTGCAGAACGCGCGTTCGACGTGATACGGCCTGTTCAGTGGAACGACAAACCGTACGCAATCGAGCGTGTGTTCCGCGAGAGCGTCAAGGCAGTCAAGGAGTTCGGCCCCGTAGAAATGTCTCGACAGGACGCTATCGACGCCGTGGCTGGCCGCGTCGGGAAGCTTCCCGGACGGAGCGAGCAAGTCCATCGCGTCAAACACGAAGACAGCGACCACGGCGGGACGTACGACGAACGCGTCGAATACTACGCCGAATTCTTCGTGGACGAAGTTCTCCACGAAATGTTCGACGGAAAACCGTCGAGACTGAAACGTCGGGCGAACAACCTCGCAGACGGCTTTTACGCGGCGACGCTCCGACTTCAGCGCGAGAACCGAGACGAGTCGAGTGACGAATAA
- the cas6 gene encoding CRISPR system precrRNA processing endoribonuclease RAMP protein Cas6, translated as MRQITLIVRPKSSFPVPISDGYSVYSALLAALDDVDETVSERVHDSPLGSLHCSGLLGVFANSDRDYHKTIQADRTYELSLGVVDPRDEDVFQALVSALVLDGDQLELTNGTLHVEQFESENTDYETLVARANGFSDPTIEMEFRTTTCIEEAGDVTTAFPHRGAVFTSLQGKWCQTAPENVEFAIPDEDLLAHIIERPDTRSLETQSVLVNRVTDGDGNSKPIFRQGFTGTCSYSFKDASESMQNAVTALALFAEYSGVGSAVARGCGNVAVEVN; from the coding sequence ATGCGCCAAATCACACTCATTGTCCGTCCTAAATCGTCGTTTCCAGTTCCCATTTCGGACGGCTACAGCGTCTACAGCGCACTACTGGCCGCGCTCGACGACGTGGATGAGACTGTCAGCGAGCGGGTTCACGACTCTCCGCTCGGCAGTCTCCACTGTAGCGGCCTGCTCGGCGTCTTCGCCAATAGCGACCGCGACTACCACAAGACCATCCAGGCCGACCGCACCTACGAACTCTCACTCGGCGTCGTGGACCCCCGCGACGAAGACGTGTTTCAGGCACTCGTCAGCGCCCTCGTCCTCGATGGCGACCAACTGGAGTTGACGAATGGAACCCTTCACGTTGAACAGTTCGAGAGCGAGAACACCGACTACGAAACGCTCGTCGCGCGTGCGAACGGCTTTTCGGACCCAACCATCGAGATGGAGTTCCGGACGACGACGTGCATCGAGGAGGCAGGCGACGTAACTACTGCCTTCCCTCACAGAGGAGCCGTTTTCACCTCTCTACAGGGAAAATGGTGCCAAACCGCACCAGAGAATGTGGAGTTCGCCATCCCTGACGAAGACCTGCTGGCGCACATCATCGAACGGCCGGATACACGGTCGTTAGAGACCCAGAGCGTCCTCGTGAATCGCGTCACCGACGGTGATGGGAACTCGAAGCCTATCTTCCGGCAGGGGTTCACCGGCACCTGTTCGTACAGTTTCAAAGACGCGAGCGAGAGCATGCAGAACGCAGTGACCGCTCTGGCTCTGTTCGCCGAGTACAGTGGCGTCGGCAGTGCAGTAGCTAGGGGTTGTGGTAACGTGGCTGTAGAGGTGAACTAA
- the csa3 gene encoding CRISPR-associated CARF protein Csa3 — MRTYLSTLGYHETRLTRPILKHGIDEGDEVVVVRPDQDGTDDRAAEALDSVEAFVSEIEPNVCFTVEGVPTDDFGGALIACSDVLRAAEGTVVVNFGGGAREVLLPLATATLAHVECVESVLNFGDTDHAVHEWTLPDLTANPPAKTLDTLQLLATVEEPVSISELAEQSAVAKSTVGRHISQLAEAGAVNTEQTGKTKQVELTLTGEMLLRTQTESL, encoded by the coding sequence ATGCGCACGTATCTCTCGACGCTTGGCTATCACGAAACACGGCTTACGCGGCCGATACTCAAGCACGGTATCGACGAGGGCGACGAAGTAGTCGTGGTGCGCCCCGACCAAGATGGAACCGACGACCGCGCGGCCGAAGCCCTCGATAGCGTCGAGGCGTTCGTAAGCGAAATCGAACCCAACGTCTGTTTTACCGTCGAAGGTGTGCCCACCGACGATTTCGGTGGCGCGCTCATAGCGTGTAGCGACGTTCTGCGGGCCGCCGAGGGCACGGTCGTCGTGAACTTCGGTGGTGGAGCACGCGAGGTACTCCTGCCACTCGCCACCGCCACGCTCGCACACGTCGAGTGTGTGGAGTCGGTGCTAAACTTCGGTGACACCGACCATGCTGTCCACGAGTGGACACTCCCGGACCTGACTGCGAATCCACCGGCCAAGACTTTGGACACGTTGCAGTTACTCGCAACTGTCGAGGAGCCAGTTTCAATTTCCGAACTGGCAGAGCAGAGTGCCGTCGCAAAGAGTACGGTGGGGCGTCACATCTCCCAACTGGCCGAGGCTGGGGCCGTCAACACTGAGCAAACGGGGAAGACGAAGCAAGTCGAACTCACCCTGACTGGCGAGATGCTCCTCCGAACCCAGACCGAATCGCTCTAA